Proteins encoded in a region of the Corynebacterium genitalium ATCC 33030 genome:
- the ppgK gene encoding polyphosphate--glucose phosphotransferase, whose product MDHTSGNYCCGIDIGGSGVKGAIVDMDTGEFATDRIKIATPQPATPEAVAETVAEIVRQLEWDGPVGICLPSVVKEQVAMTAANIDDAWIGTDVHELFSEHVPGRDIAVLNDADAAGLAEVAFGDEICRTGAVMFLTFGTGIGSALLMDGDLFPNTELGHMFVGKKEAEHQASSAVRDREELSYSQWAKRVDKVLTEYARLFNPIAFVVGGGISRKADKWVPLLTVDTPVIPAKLRNRAGIVGAAMAVWKHVAP is encoded by the coding sequence ATGGATCACACCTCGGGCAACTACTGCTGCGGCATCGACATCGGAGGCTCTGGCGTTAAAGGCGCGATCGTCGACATGGACACCGGCGAGTTCGCCACCGACCGCATCAAGATCGCCACTCCCCAACCCGCGACCCCAGAGGCTGTGGCAGAAACCGTTGCTGAGATTGTCCGCCAGCTCGAATGGGACGGACCCGTGGGCATCTGCCTACCCTCCGTGGTCAAGGAGCAGGTAGCAATGACCGCCGCGAACATCGATGACGCGTGGATCGGCACCGACGTTCATGAGCTGTTCAGCGAGCATGTGCCTGGCCGCGACATCGCGGTGCTGAATGACGCTGACGCAGCCGGCCTGGCCGAAGTCGCGTTCGGTGACGAGATCTGTCGCACCGGGGCTGTGATGTTCTTGACCTTCGGCACCGGAATCGGCTCGGCGCTGCTCATGGACGGCGATCTGTTCCCCAATACGGAACTTGGCCACATGTTTGTGGGCAAGAAGGAGGCAGAGCACCAGGCGTCTTCGGCTGTCCGCGACCGCGAAGAACTGAGTTACTCACAGTGGGCGAAGCGCGTCGACAAAGTCCTGACTGAGTACGCGCGGCTGTTCAATCCCATTGCCTTCGTCGTCGGTGGCGGCATCTCGCGCAAGGCAGATAAGTGGGTGCCGCTGCTTACCGTGGACACGCCCGTTATCCCGGCCAAACTGCGCAATCGCGCGGGAATCGTCGGTGCCGCGATGGCTGTGTGGAAGCACGTCGCGCCCTAA